The sequence GCTTCAACTACATTATCTATACCCATACCGGTTCGGCAAATTGTTCCTACAACCTTTACCTTAGGGTTTACTGATACCGCATCGCCACGTAACTTCTCATATTCAACACCCATCGACTCAGCCAAGTCCAGTTTATTTATAACCACTACATCTGCCTCCATGAATATGAATGGATGCTGAAGGATCATGTAAGGCCCCTCAGTCACGCTAATGACTACAAGCCTCTTGTCGGCTCCGAGCTTGAATTCTCCTGGGCAGATCAGGTTTCCAACATTCTCTATAAATATAAGGTCCAACTGTTCAAGATTTACAGAGTTCAGGGCTTTAGACACTAGATTCGCGTCAAGGTGACACTCTTTCCCAGTGTTTATCTGAATTACTTCGGCTCCATGCCTTGATACTCTATCTGAGTCTATAGTTGTCGTTAAGTCGCCATTGAAGACAGCAATCCTGTATTTTCTATTCAGTTTCTCAACAAGCAGTTCTATGAGACTGGTCTTACCCGACCCTATGGAGCCCATTACGTCTATGGCCTTCACACCATGTCTACGCAAGATTTCTCTGTTTCTGGCAGCGAGTTCGCTATTTGCTTTAAGGACCTGCTCCTCAAGCTCTACATCGAATATTTCTCCTTCCCCGGGTGTCACGATCCTCCTCATACAATGCCCAACCGATATAGCATGTCTCACATGACTCTGAGCAAATCATCCCACAACTTCAATGTCTCATTGGCATGCCGTTCATCAATGACCTCTATTGCGAATCCGGCATGTACAATAACGTATTGCCCAACCTTCACATCAACGAGTGAGATATCCACTTCCCTCTTTGTCCCGTCCCCAAAATCAACTTCAGCCCTGTCTCCTGTTATTCTAATGATCTTTCCAGGTATTGCTAGACACATTTCCACTACATCAATCGTTTAGGTGTGAGTGGAAGATATAAACTGTTCCCAGCTTCCGAGTTGCTTGTCATCACATGTTGTTACACTTCATAGCGGCAACTGCGGCTTGACCCAACGATATTCCACCATCACCTGGGGGGACCACGTTATGTGATAGGAACGTTAGGTTGTTGTCTTCAATTATTTTCTTGATGATTTTATGCATATGCTCGTTACACGCCACACCGCCCGTAAAGCCCACTGCTGATACACCTTTAATTTCAGCAGCCTCCACAGCCAATTCTGCAAGGGATCTTGCAAGATACGACTCTGCAGAGAAGGCGAGGTCTTCCGTATTAAACTTTCCGAGGTTCATATAAATTTCCTCAAGTAATTGACTTGTATCTATGATGAATCCTTTTATTATTGGTTCGACCTGCAGAACATCTCTACCCTGGACAGCAGTAGACTCAAGTTTCATAGCAGGCTCACCTTCATATGTTCTCTCGTAACATATTCCTAAAATCGATGAGACAGCATCTAGGACTCTCCCACAACTTGTTGTAACAGGAACTTTCCCAGACTGAAGTTGATTTATAATTGTCTCTACCTCAATTGAACCGTGTGGAAGATAAGGAACCTTCTTCATCAGAATATCTCGTATATCGATGCGACCGAACAATATTCCAGCAACCATTCTTAACGGATATTTCGCGGCTAGGTCTCCTCCCACCATTGGTTGCTCCTGAAGGTGACCGATCCTTTCGAAGGACTCTATATTAGAATACAACACCTCGCCACCCCATGCCTTCCCATCGGATCCATACCCATAACCGTCGCACACTATGCCTACAGCTTCATCCACACTATTTTCTATCATTAGTTTTGAGAGGTGGGCGTGATGGTGCTGCACCTGAATGAACGGTACACCTAGCTGGTTACTCATACGCCTAGCAAGGTCTGTTGTGCTGAACCTAGGATGGAGATCGCAGGCTATGATTTCTGGGTTCGACTTGGTCAGGGTTAACATGTGTATGATAGTCTCATCAAGATATCGTAATGTGTCAAGTGTCTCCACATCGCCTATATGCTGAGAGATGTAGGCCCGTTTACGGTTAATAATGCAACATGTTACATTTAGCTCGGCGCCGAGAGATAAGACACATGCCTTTGAAGGTCTTTTCAATATTACCGGCGATGGTGCGTATCCCCTCGAACGTCTTATGAACAGTTTTCTATTATCCACAATCCTGAGTACTGAGTCGTCGCACCTCTGAACAATTTTACGATTATGTATTAAAAAATAATCAACTATACCAGCCAGTCTCTTGAATGCGTCACACTCATCTATTGTTATAGGTTCGTTCGGCGGGTTTGCACTCGTCATAACTAATGCGGGTTCTCTTGTATAATCAAATATTAAGTAATGTAAGCCGGTGTAGGGGAGCATCACACCCACAGTATGTAAACCGGGGGATATCATATCTGATAGATAATAGTTCCCACTCTTCTTCAGTAGGACGATCGGTCTCTGATATGACTCCAAAATTGTAGCCTCAAAATCGTTTACATATGCAAAGCTTCTTGTCGTCTCTAGGTCACGAGCCATGATCGCAAAAGGCTTCGACCTTCGATCTTTCGCAGCCCTAAGTCTCATCAATGGTATAGAATTTGTCGTAGAGCATACTATGTGGAAACCACCGTTGCCCTTCACCGCCAATATGAAACCTTCATCGATTAGACGCCCTACCTCAGCTACAGGATCTACGCAATCTATGGTCTCTCCGCTCCTGCTGTCGACCAGATATAGTTTGGGGCCACACAGTTGACAAGCATTTGTCTGAGAGTGGAAACGTCGATCCTCAGGATTACGATACTCTTCATCACATTTAGGGCACATTTTGAAATGGACCATACTTGTATTTTCCCTATCATACGGTACTTTACGAATTATTGTATATCTAGGGCCGCAGTCGGTACAAGTTGTGAAGAAGTATCTATATCTGCGGTTTGTTGGATTTCTCATCTCAGATAGACATTGGCTACATATTGAGATGTCTGGTGGAATTATTGATCCTACCTCACTCTGACCAATAGAGCTATTCACAATCTCAAATTTTGAGTATGAACCTTGGATGTTACGATATGTTACTTTAAGCTCAGATATTTCTGAGATTGGTGGCTTATTTTCTTCGAGTTGCTGCAAAAAATCTTTTATATTTGACTCTTCACCTTCTACAATTATTTTCACACTCGCATCGTCTCTGTTCTGAACGTATCCGCAAAGTTTATTCGCTATTGCTATTCTGTAGATGAATGGCCTGAAGCCTACTCCTTGAACTATGCCTTTTACCAGAATCTCCGCCTGCAATTAAGTGTCATCTGACTAAGCTCATACTTGTATACATGTCTCAATATAATTTTAAACGGATTTAAAGCATCTTTTTCTATGAAAAGAGCAACATATTGACTCTAGGTTCCAGTCTTTCCCTCTCGCGCTTGATAACTGAGGATAAAGTGTTGTCGACCCTTGTCTTCCCATCTGACGATTGGATAATGACTCCCCCGGTTGCTTCAATCGTTTTTTCAGATTTTACGAGAGTTGTATCGGCACCAAGTCTCGAGCTTACCCTGCCCGCAATTTCTTTTAGTGGAAGCCTTAACCTTGAGTCATCCTTATTGAGTAGAACCTCAAGTCTTCCTCCACCAGCAGCCACAGCAGCTTCTTCGATGAGTCTCTCCAACATCTTCAAATAATTATCTTCATTCCTTACTGAATGAATGTTCTCCTCAACCATCTGGAAGACCTTATCCACAATCTTCCTCTTCTCAGAGAGAATTCTCCATCTTGCCCTGATACTTGCCTCTACCGACTTTCGCCTCACTAGACCCTCCGCCTCATGCTCAGCCTTTCTGATTATTTCTCTGCACTCTTTCTCAGCCTTCTCGGTGACCCGCCTTCGAACCTCTTCAATATATCTTTGCTTAGATGTCTTCGCTTCGTCTAGAATCGATGATGCGGCCTCTCTAGCATCATCGATTATCTTACTGATCAGTATCTCAAGAGATCTCTCTGCCAACCCCACCAGCACTCTCCATGATCTCTCTAAGAACCATATATACCGCATTCTTAAGATTCTTATCGGCGAGAGCCCTTAGCCTGGCTATTTCATCTTCACAGTCGGCCATAATCTTCTTAACCCTATCGGAGGCCATCCTCTCAGCATCCTTGAGCAACTCCTCCGCCCTTATCCTGCACGACATAATAATTTTATTATAATTTTCATCATAATTTGTATCTTGATATCTCTTTATCTCTTCAGCTTGAATAGATGCTTCTGAGACTATTCTCTCAGCTTCTTCCTCAGCCTTCAGTACTGCCTCAATCACCTTATCACTCATATCAATCTATGAACTGGCAATCTGCACATACATAATAGTTTTTCGCATAGAAACACCGCATCAGCTCCAAACATCATATTTATATTAATTCTGGATGTCAAACTAGAACAAAATATTGAACTGGGAGATGCTAGGAGGCATCAGTTCATGATCAAGACTGCAACGATGATTAAAGCCAGAGCGTACATCCATAAAGAATATATGGAAAGAGCTATATTGAGCGTCGCCAAGTCGGGGGTGCTCCATCAGATAGATGCTCTTGAGAGCTTGAAGGATTTTGAACCTAAGGTTAAAGCGGTAGAATCGACAGAAAGACTCTTTAAATCCACGTCGATTATTTCACGTATCCAAGCCCTACTTTCGAGTGTTGAGGAGAAACCGGAACCTTCAATACTAGAGTTGAAAGTTCTCAGCGCCGAAGAGATTGACTCAATAGATCGACTATTATCAGAGATTGAACAGAAGTATAATGGAAACAAAGAAATTGGTATGAAGCCAACACTCTCAATCGAGGATCTGAATAACCTTCTACTCTGGGAGAGGCAACTCGAGGCTACCAGACTCGTTGAGGAAGCAAAGTCTAAATGCGCACAAACAGAGAAGATATTTATCATTGAAGGTTGGATCCCGAAGGATAAGAAAGAGAATTTCGAGAATGCTGTAATTGAGGGTTCTAAAGGGTGTTGTGTGACTTCGTATTTATTACCAGCCCAGGTCAGCGGCCACAGCCAAGAGTCACCAGAGTCTCCACCAACTCTAATAAGGAACCCGAGGATAGCTTATGTTTACGAGAAGCTTGTGACCGGATTTGGCATTCCGAACTATTTTGAGATAGATCCTACAATCTTCATGACATTCTCTTTTCCACTCATATTCGGCTTAATATTTGGAGATGTTGGTCACGGTCTCGTTCTCCTTGCGCTCAGTTTACTTCTATACGCGGTAAATAGAAAAGGCATAAGGGCGCCGGAGCTTTTTGAGTACATAATAAAGGGTTCACCACTCCTTGTGATGTGTTCAGCGTCATCCATATTCTTCGGTTTCCTTTACGGTGAGATGTTTGGTTCCGAGAAGTATTACCATATCATCGATGAGTTGATTCATCATAATTTAGGTGTTAGTTCGCATGAGATTGTTGAGAAGATATCTAAGAATCTTGAGTTGACCTTATCAGGTATCGCTGGATTCTCTATACCCGTACCATTCCCATTCAGCCCATTCGACCAGCCAACATTGCTACTTCTTGTGTCCCTATATGTTGCAATGCTCCATATCACATTCGGTCTAGTGCTGGGGCTGATTAATGAGTTGAGAAGAAAGAATTATTTGGAGGCAATCGTCGGACCGGGACTTTGGCTCTGGTTCTACTTGAGCTTCGCATATCTATTATTGAAATATAAGTCTGGAATATTCTCAGCGGTCTTTCAGGACATGAATATTCTAGGTGTCTACATAGCACTCCCAGCTGTTATCATGATATTGGCGAGGGCATCTGTGCATGGCATAGACGGCTTTGGACATGCACTCGAATCCCTGATATCGTCACTTTCAAACTCCATATCCTACGGCCGTATACTCGCATTGGCTGTTGCACACGCCGCCTTCAGCAAGATTCTCCTCATGATGCTTGAGTTTGAAGGAATATTTGCAATTGTGGGCTGGTTGATGTGGGCGATATTCACATTTCTTCTAATACTATGTTTTGAATGTCTACTATCCTTTATTCACACACTCAGGCTCCACTGGGTAGAGTGGTTTCTAAAATTCTATACTGGAGACGGTTATAGATACGAGCCATTAAAAATATAAGATTAACAGATAAAAATCTTGCAGGAATATAAATCCTCGATTGAATCCCACTAGAACACCATTATCATGAAAGCTACGACTAAACCATATATTGCGATAGCTTCAAGGAATACTATAAAGATCAATGCTTTGCTGAAGGTCTCCGGCTTCTCAGCGATCGCGGCCACAGCCGCGGCGCTGGCAGTCCCCATCCCTAAACCTGTTCCCAAGCCAGCCAGACCCATAGCCAATCCTGCTCCTATCATCTTAAAACCTGACTCAGACACTTCCTTTGCGCCCGCTTGGGCATAAACCAAACCAGTTATTGATAGAGCTACCCCTATCGCTATGAAGGCAAACGTTACAAACCTACTGAATCTCATGCAACGTCCCTCTAACAGTACCCTAATAGGAATCAAACACTTATTTAAAACAATTTTGCTACAGGTAGTGTGAAGCTGTCTCTTTAGGTAGAATTATAATATTGCTGAGGATACTGCTTGAAATCCCGTCTCTCTTTCCCAATATTATCTCTCGAATATTTAGACATTCAAGATACTTGAGGTTCAAGTAAGCCAGGAGAGGAGCTACACCGAATGGGTATCCTAGGAAGGCCCGCCCACACCTTTCAGCAAAGTATTTTTTGAGCCCAATCTCTAAGGACAGAAGGCTCCTCTCACGATCATACTCGCTGTCAAAACCGGATAATACCACGCCGTAATGTCCTAACTTCAAGGCTCGTATCGCCTCTGATACAGTTGCCGTCTCTACAGCTACATCAAGCTCATTACCGAGCCTATGCTTCACAGGAATCAAAAGCTCCCTCAACGATGAGAAGGGAATGCCGAGATGTTTGCATCTCAATGTTAAGCCAATGTTTGAGATGTCTATGTCTGTCCCAATAATGTCTCTAACATAATTCTTATCCCAATCCTGAAGTCTTGAGGTAAAATTCCAGAGCGAGTTTAAATAGTACTTGTCGATAGCGACCTCTACTGGAAGTATTGAATTCAACATATCACATTCAGCAATCTTTTCAAGAGCTACCCTTCTCAGCGCAGAATCTTCAAGTTCAAAAATTTCATGGAGACTCTTAGACTTCAACATCTTCGAAACATATTCCTCAGTATATCTCCCAATAAAAGTTACAAGATGCATGATCTCATCAGGAGGGACGCCTTCATACATTAGGCGAATAATGGTCTTGAGTGTGGAGGATTCATGGCGGGCATATGTCAACTCCAAGATGTTCCTCGCCTCATCTGTCAACCTGAGCCTAAGCATCTGCTCCAAATTCTGGTAGTAGCTCCTAAATATTGCCCGGTCAACTTCGCCCAGAACTAAACTCTTTCTGGAATATTCTGAGAAGTATTTTGTGTAGGCTGTGCTTCCTAGACATCTAAGAACATCCTCTTCATCCTTTGCCTTCAATAATGTCTCATAATCGTCCAGCCTCAGTAGGAAGGATCTTAGGGCCCTGACGTAGGCTGTAGAGTAGGCATAATCATTCGCAGTCTTCAAAGATTATCTCATCGCCCCTTTTAGACTCGCTTCCTTTTTATGGTCCCTCACATGTATGATTTATAACTGATTGATAAACCTCATTATACTGATGAGACCCTATAGACCCCTTCATTCCATAGTATCATTAAGCATTCGTCATTCCGGATTGAGATGAAAAAATATGAAAGGAGTAGATGAAACCTCTCCATACGTTGCCCATTTCAGATTCAATCCGATGTAAACAAGAATTAATGAGACATAGGTGGGTTAACATTCTTAAGTTAGGATTGGTAAATAATCGATGGTTGAATTGAGCCGTCAACCAGAGATAGGCAGGGCGTTCTGGTATCTAGGGGTTACTACCACTATACCTTTGATGGCCTTCGCAGGCTACATGATTGGAAGGCAGTATAATAAGGAGATTATTGGAGCTCTTGCAGGTACGCTGCTGGGAACTGTACTTGTTTGGCTCGATATGTTAAAGCTAGGAGGAATAATTGGAAGAGGAAAGAGGCGGGGTAAGTAACCGTGACATTCAGCCCCTCAGGTTACGAGTATGTCAACGCAATGGTTAGGGGTCAGGTTGGAAAACTTCTTGAAATTCAAGATTATGAAGCTATGTTGGGATGTTCGCGGCCGAGAGATATCAAAAAGGTTCTCAGGAAAACTCCTTACAGTGAAACTGCCTCAGCTCAGCCAGATGATTTCTCGAGCATAATGAGTGCACTGACATATACAGTAGGTAAGGAAGTGTGTGCGATCATAGGTGCAAGCCCTGAGTCGGTAAAGCCTTTGATTAATAGTTATATTCTACTACTGGAGTCAAGGAACATTGTGAATTCTATCAGGGTTGAGTTAGGTGATAACCCAAATTTCGCTGAGGCAGGCATAATCCCCCTGACCGCATGTGAGGATTCGGAACTAAAGACACGACTGGAATTACTTGCAGAGCTGGATGTCAAAAAAGTTATTCAAGAATTAAAAGGTCAGGTAGCGATTTATAATTGTACTGCCCCACTGCTGAGGCTGATTCACCATTATGGTAAAATGCTCTTAAATAAGATCCTTGAAGTGCCTGCCAAGGAGAAAACAATGGTTAGACTCGTAGAATCTATCATATGCTCAGCTGATATAGAAATTCTTTTGAAAGGCACTTTATACGGGGTAGATTTTTCGGAGATACAAAATTGGCTTTCTAACCACAATATATTGGAGTGCATGAAGTCAATTCATTGTAAAGATATTGAGAGTTTGTTAGTAATGTTGAGAAGCAAACACCACGGGGCTTGCTTACCGACGAGACCAGATAACCAGTTTGAAATAACTCTTGAGAGATTTCCATACTGTGCACTGGCAAATGATGCTCGGTCAACGATGTCAGGATATCCTTTTAGAGCATCGACAGTTGCAGCCGGCATCTCCTTAAAATTTGTTGAGGGGAGGAATCTCAGACTTGCCGTTATGGCCGCCTCAGGAAGGATTAACAGAAGAGTCGCTTTGAAATTGATGGTTATTCTCAGATAGACTTGCGTATGCCCCTTGACTGGTCTAATATATTTAATAGGCCATTTCCACTAGCATATGCCATAAATGTTATGAAATCAACGTTTTTATGATGGAAATAAGATTATCTTCAACAATGATTTGTCATGTTTGTCACAACTAAAGACAATTCCTTAGCGAATATGCTAAGTGATGAGTTGAATCTGCATCTGTTGAAGAAGTTGTGCGCAGGGTACGGCCTCAGCATAAACCTGAGTTACCTTTCCAGACATCTCAAAAAACATAGAAACACAGTAAGGGATAGGGTGAGAGAGTTGACTAGAAACGGAGTCATCGACAGACCAGTTTTCCCTTTCCTTGCGCTATTCAAGGAATATCCAATACTGGTAGCGGTCTATGCAGACCTCCCCGACGATGAGAAGGTGCAGGATTGGCTTAGAACAGACAATAATATCTTTGCGGCTTTCAGGGTAAGGGAGGGGGAGTATAATATGATGCTCTTTGAGCTGCACAAGAGCCTGTGGAGCTACCATACTTGGAGGGAGGCGATAGTCAGGGAAGGAAAGATACCTGGGAGAGGAGAGCGGGTTCCTTCAACAGCAATATACCTGTCGAATGAGCTCATAGAGAAGTATGAACCTCAAGCACCTGCCCAGCTTATAACGGATAGTTTCAAGAATGATCAGATTAAAGAGATAAATGGTGTGGAGCTCGATGATCTAACATTAGATATTCTAACCCACCTAGTAAACGGCGAAGGCATATCTGTGAATGAGAACATTATTGCGAAAGAGTTGGGAGTTCACAGAAAGACTGTGAGTGAAAGAGTTAGGAAACTCATAGATGCAGGTGTTATAATGGGACCTGTATGTAGGTTCCCATCATTCTTCGTCCCTCCAAACTTCCTCCTAATATTCTCACTCATAGAGCTCAGGAGAGACTATGAGAAGTTCATAAGAGAGATACGTTCAGACCCACATGTCAGTTTGGCATATAGAATCAGTGAAGGAAGATATAATGTGCTGCTCTTTGAGGCACATCTCAACCTAGAGAATTATTTAAGATGGGAATCGTCATACAGCGCAAAATTTCCAAACTGTTTCGGTTCAATAAAGAACACCTATCTATCGCCGAGAATGACCATATCAATAGATCAGCAGAAAGTATCATTGAGCATAATAGAGGAGAAGCTGAGGGCGCTCGAGAAGATCAAGTTGG comes from Candidatus Bathyarchaeota archaeon and encodes:
- the hypB gene encoding hydrogenase nickel incorporation protein HypB, producing the protein MRRIVTPGEGEIFDVELEEQVLKANSELAARNREILRRHGVKAIDVMGSIGSGKTSLIELLVEKLNRKYRIAVFNGDLTTTIDSDRVSRHGAEVIQINTGKECHLDANLVSKALNSVNLEQLDLIFIENVGNLICPGEFKLGADKRLVVISVTEGPYMILQHPFIFMEADVVVINKLDLAESMGVEYEKLRGDAVSVNPKVKVVGTICRTGMGIDNVVEALGI
- a CDS encoding HypC/HybG/HupF family hydrogenase formation chaperone, encoding MCLAIPGKIIRITGDRAEVDFGDGTKREVDISLVDVKVGQYVIVHAGFAIEVIDERHANETLKLWDDLLRVM
- the hypF gene encoding carbamoyltransferase HypF; its protein translation is MQAEILVKGIVQGVGFRPFIYRIAIANKLCGYVQNRDDASVKIIVEGEESNIKDFLQQLEENKPPISEISELKVTYRNIQGSYSKFEIVNSSIGQSEVGSIIPPDISICSQCLSEMRNPTNRRYRYFFTTCTDCGPRYTIIRKVPYDRENTSMVHFKMCPKCDEEYRNPEDRRFHSQTNACQLCGPKLYLVDSRSGETIDCVDPVAEVGRLIDEGFILAVKGNGGFHIVCSTTNSIPLMRLRAAKDRRSKPFAIMARDLETTRSFAYVNDFEATILESYQRPIVLLKKSGNYYLSDMISPGLHTVGVMLPYTGLHYLIFDYTREPALVMTSANPPNEPITIDECDAFKRLAGIVDYFLIHNRKIVQRCDDSVLRIVDNRKLFIRRSRGYAPSPVILKRPSKACVLSLGAELNVTCCIINRKRAYISQHIGDVETLDTLRYLDETIIHMLTLTKSNPEIIACDLHPRFSTTDLARRMSNQLGVPFIQVQHHHAHLSKLMIENSVDEAVGIVCDGYGYGSDGKAWGGEVLYSNIESFERIGHLQEQPMVGGDLAAKYPLRMVAGILFGRIDIRDILMKKVPYLPHGSIEVETIINQLQSGKVPVTTSCGRVLDAVSSILGICYERTYEGEPAMKLESTAVQGRDVLQVEPIIKGFIIDTSQLLEEIYMNLGKFNTEDLAFSAESYLARSLAELAVEAAEIKGVSAVGFTGGVACNEHMHKIIKKIIEDNNLTFLSHNVVPPGDGGISLGQAAVAAMKCNNM
- a CDS encoding V-type ATP synthase subunit E codes for the protein MGLAERSLEILISKIIDDAREAASSILDEAKTSKQRYIEEVRRRVTEKAEKECREIIRKAEHEAEGLVRRKSVEASIRARWRILSEKRKIVDKVFQMVEENIHSVRNEDNYLKMLERLIEEAAVAAGGGRLEVLLNKDDSRLRLPLKEIAGRVSSRLGADTTLVKSEKTIEATGGVIIQSSDGKTRVDNTLSSVIKRERERLEPRVNMLLFS
- a CDS encoding V-type ATPase subunit, giving the protein MKTANDYAYSTAYVRALRSFLLRLDDYETLLKAKDEEDVLRCLGSTAYTKYFSEYSRKSLVLGEVDRAIFRSYYQNLEQMLRLRLTDEARNILELTYARHESSTLKTIIRLMYEGVPPDEIMHLVTFIGRYTEEYVSKMLKSKSLHEIFELEDSALRRVALEKIAECDMLNSILPVEVAIDKYYLNSLWNFTSRLQDWDKNYVRDIIGTDIDISNIGLTLRCKHLGIPFSSLRELLIPVKHRLGNELDVAVETATVSEAIRALKLGHYGVVLSGFDSEYDRERSLLSLEIGLKKYFAERCGRAFLGYPFGVAPLLAYLNLKYLECLNIREIILGKRDGISSSILSNIIILPKETASHYL
- a CDS encoding V-type ATPase subunit, which codes for MVRGQVGKLLEIQDYEAMLGCSRPRDIKKVLRKTPYSETASAQPDDFSSIMSALTYTVGKEVCAIIGASPESVKPLINSYILLLESRNIVNSIRVELGDNPNFAEAGIIPLTACEDSELKTRLELLAELDVKKVIQELKGQVAIYNCTAPLLRLIHHYGKMLLNKILEVPAKEKTMVRLVESIICSADIEILLKGTLYGVDFSEIQNWLSNHNILECMKSIHCKDIESLLVMLRSKHHGACLPTRPDNQFEITLERFPYCALANDARSTMSGYPFRASTVAAGISLKFVEGRNLRLAVMAASGRINRRVALKLMVILR
- a CDS encoding Lrp/AsnC family transcriptional regulator, translated to MKKLCAGYGLSINLSYLSRHLKKHRNTVRDRVRELTRNGVIDRPVFPFLALFKEYPILVAVYADLPDDEKVQDWLRTDNNIFAAFRVREGEYNMMLFELHKSLWSYHTWREAIVREGKIPGRGERVPSTAIYLSNELIEKYEPQAPAQLITDSFKNDQIKEINGVELDDLTLDILTHLVNGEGISVNENIIAKELGVHRKTVSERVRKLIDAGVIMGPVCRFPSFFVPPNFLLIFSLIELRRDYEKFIREIRSDPHVSLAYRISEGRYNVLLFEAHLNLENYLRWESSYSAKFPNCFGSIKNTYLSPRMTISIDQQKVSLSIIEEKLRALEKIKLEKRRSKVYLKSLNRKRWQR